From Ochotona princeps isolate mOchPri1 chromosome X, mOchPri1.hap1, whole genome shotgun sequence, one genomic window encodes:
- the NBDY gene encoding negative regulator of P-body association, which produces MGDQPCASGRAALPPGNTREAKPPKKRCLLAPRWDYPEGTPNGGSTTLPSAPPPASAGLKSHPPPPEK; this is translated from the coding sequence ATGGGGGACCAACCTTGTGCCTCCGGGAGAGCCGCTCTCCCACCTGGAAACACGCGGGAAGCGAAACCTCCGAAAAAGCGCTGCCTCCTAGCTCCGCGGTGGGATTATCCGGAAGGAACTCCAAACGGAGGTAGTACCACTCTCCCCTCCGCTCCTCCTCCTGCATCTGCCGGCCTGAAGTCGCATCCTCCTCCTCCCGAGAAGTAG